The Zavarzinia compransoris genome includes a window with the following:
- a CDS encoding DUF1329 domain-containing protein, whose protein sequence is MDRRTFVKGVGAAALMAGLPKFALAKASADEIGKLGSTLTPMGAVKEGNADGSIAPWSGKWLGTPPGISFAGTGTPLPDPYASEKPIFTITAQSLAQYADKLSAGQQAMFKRYPDTFKMHVYPCHRDFRYSDWTHEQIRQNAELAALTASQEGITNVKGGAAFPFPKSGIEQIWNVITATKAFTETGDYDEAVVYPDGNIAWGGQKWDIYAPPYDPNTPREAGSPQSSFVFRETTKPERERGSIALVQETWAFDSNPTMAYQYVPGTRRVKQAPEVAGDYPLGPGGFHTVDDTRLWAQSPKRYTWELVGKKEIFVPYNNYKVEDPAASYKTLLGKSHLNPDFMRWELHRVWVLKAKLKDGIRHIYGARTIYADEDTHLPLLADMYDARGELYRFALNTVSYDYAAQIFMTRVCCYHDLVSGAYMADRLTNELKNKPKFNVGGRKPGDYTPAELKRRGV, encoded by the coding sequence ATGGATCGCAGAACCTTCGTCAAGGGCGTCGGCGCCGCTGCACTGATGGCGGGGCTGCCCAAATTCGCCCTGGCCAAGGCTTCGGCGGACGAGATCGGCAAGCTCGGCTCCACGCTGACCCCCATGGGCGCGGTGAAGGAAGGCAATGCCGACGGTTCCATCGCCCCCTGGTCGGGCAAGTGGCTGGGCACGCCCCCGGGCATTTCCTTCGCCGGCACCGGCACGCCGCTGCCCGACCCTTACGCCTCCGAAAAGCCGATCTTCACCATCACGGCGCAGAGCCTCGCGCAATATGCCGACAAGCTGTCGGCCGGCCAGCAGGCGATGTTCAAGCGCTATCCCGACACCTTCAAGATGCATGTCTATCCGTGCCATCGGGATTTCCGCTATTCCGACTGGACGCACGAACAGATCAGGCAGAATGCCGAACTGGCCGCGCTCACCGCCAGCCAGGAAGGCATCACCAACGTGAAGGGCGGCGCCGCCTTCCCCTTCCCGAAGTCGGGCATCGAGCAGATCTGGAACGTCATCACCGCGACCAAGGCCTTCACCGAGACCGGCGACTACGACGAAGCCGTGGTCTATCCGGACGGCAATATCGCCTGGGGCGGCCAGAAGTGGGACATCTACGCGCCCCCCTACGACCCGAACACCCCGCGCGAGGCGGGCTCGCCGCAATCGTCCTTCGTCTTCCGCGAAACCACCAAGCCGGAACGCGAGCGCGGCTCGATCGCCCTGGTGCAGGAAACCTGGGCCTTCGACAGCAATCCGACCATGGCCTATCAATATGTCCCGGGCACCCGCCGCGTGAAGCAGGCGCCGGAAGTGGCCGGCGACTATCCGCTCGGGCCCGGCGGTTTCCACACCGTGGACGACACCCGCCTGTGGGCCCAGTCGCCCAAGCGTTACACCTGGGAACTGGTGGGCAAGAAGGAAATCTTCGTGCCCTACAACAACTACAAGGTCGAGGATCCGGCGGCGTCCTACAAGACCCTGCTCGGCAAGTCGCACCTGAACCCGGATTTCATGCGCTGGGAACTGCACCGCGTCTGGGTCCTGAAGGCCAAGCTGAAGGACGGCATCCGTCACATCTATGGCGCGCGCACCATCTATGCCGACGAGGACACCCACCTGCCGCTGCTGGCCGACATGTACGACGCGCGGGGCGAGCTTTACCGCTTCGCGCTGAACACGGTCTCCTATGATTACGCGGCGCAGATCTTCATGACCCGGGTCTGCTGCTACCACGATCTCGTCTCCGGCGCCTATATGGCGGACCGGCTGACCAACGAGCTGAAGAACAAGCCGAAGTTCAATGTCGGCGGGCGGAAACCGGGCGATTACACCCCGGCCGAACTGAAGCGCCGCGGCGTCTGA
- a CDS encoding fumarylacetoacetate hydrolase family protein, translating into MDQDTIAALGLELHRALVARSTVAPLSGRGFPITVDDAYAVQTAFLSHRITAANRIVGKKIGVTSRPVQTMLGVNQPDFGMLLAEMAVPERGEISMATMIQPRAEGEIGFVLKRDLMGPGVTNADVLRATDGVIACLEIVDSRITDWKIAIADTVADNASCGVFVLGDRLVDPRHLDLALAGMIIEKNGRIVGTGAGAATLDSPVNAMAWLANTLGARGIPLKAGEVILSGSLAALIPVAAGDAVRVTIQGIGTCHANFIA; encoded by the coding sequence ATGGACCAGGACACTATCGCGGCGCTGGGTCTCGAACTGCACCGGGCCCTCGTCGCGCGCAGCACGGTCGCGCCCCTTTCCGGGCGCGGCTTTCCGATCACGGTCGACGATGCCTATGCCGTCCAGACCGCCTTCCTGTCGCATCGGATCACGGCGGCCAATCGCATCGTCGGCAAGAAGATCGGCGTCACCTCGCGTCCCGTCCAGACCATGCTGGGCGTGAACCAGCCCGATTTCGGCATGCTCCTGGCCGAGATGGCGGTGCCGGAGCGGGGCGAGATTTCGATGGCGACCATGATCCAGCCAAGGGCGGAGGGCGAGATCGGCTTCGTCCTGAAGCGCGACCTGATGGGCCCGGGCGTCACCAATGCCGATGTCCTGCGGGCGACGGACGGCGTGATCGCCTGTCTCGAAATCGTCGATTCCCGCATCACCGACTGGAAGATCGCCATCGCCGATACGGTCGCGGACAATGCCTCCTGCGGCGTCTTCGTGCTGGGCGACCGGCTGGTCGACCCGCGTCACCTCGACCTTGCGCTGGCCGGCATGATCATCGAGAAGAACGGCCGCATCGTCGGCACCGGGGCGGGCGCCGCCACCCTGGATTCGCCGGTCAACGCCATGGCCTGGCTGGCCAATACCCTGGGCGCGCGGGGCATCCCGCTGAAGGCGGGGGAAGTGATCCTGTCCGGCTCGCTGGCCGCGCTGATCCCGGTCGCGGCCGGCGACGCGGTCCGGGTGACGATCCAGGGGATCGGCACCTGCCATGCCAATTTCATCGCCTGA
- a CDS encoding SDR family NAD(P)-dependent oxidoreductase yields MSGQDFAGRVALVTGGASGIGHATVEGFVARGGSAVIADINAGLAGERAAALGGRAIAVTLDVADEAGWIAAVAAARAAFGGLDVVVNAAGISFTSSVANTEIEDWNRVVGVNQTGTFLGCKHGLLAIAETGRGGAIVNISSVQGIHAHAASFVYNTTKAAVRMMSKSVALSGALFQPPIRCNTVLPGYVDTPILAPVADMLGGREALVAGMSRDTPLGRLIEAGEIAEAILFLASDRAAMVTGAELVVDGGLTVPMHITYAQAM; encoded by the coding sequence ATGAGCGGACAGGATTTCGCCGGCCGCGTCGCCCTCGTCACCGGCGGCGCCTCGGGCATCGGCCATGCCACGGTCGAGGGCTTCGTCGCCCGGGGCGGTTCGGCGGTCATCGCCGACATCAACGCCGGCCTTGCCGGGGAACGCGCGGCGGCCCTCGGCGGGCGGGCGATCGCGGTAACCCTCGACGTTGCCGACGAGGCCGGCTGGATCGCCGCCGTCGCCGCGGCCAGGGCGGCGTTCGGCGGGCTCGACGTCGTCGTCAATGCCGCCGGCATTTCATTCACCTCCAGCGTCGCCAATACCGAGATCGAGGATTGGAACCGGGTGGTCGGGGTCAACCAGACCGGCACTTTCCTCGGCTGCAAGCATGGCCTCCTGGCGATCGCCGAGACCGGGCGGGGCGGGGCCATCGTCAATATTTCCTCGGTCCAGGGCATCCACGCCCATGCCGCCAGCTTCGTCTACAACACGACCAAGGCGGCGGTGCGCATGATGTCGAAATCGGTCGCCCTCTCGGGCGCGCTGTTCCAGCCGCCGATCCGCTGCAACACCGTGCTGCCCGGCTATGTCGACACGCCGATCCTGGCGCCGGTCGCCGACATGCTGGGCGGCCGCGAGGCGCTGGTTGCCGGCATGTCGCGGGATACGCCGCTCGGCCGCCTGATCGAGGCGGGCGAGATCGCCGAGGCCATCCTCTTCCTCGCGTCCGACCGGGCGGCCATGGTCACCGGGGCCGAACTCGTGGTCGACGGCGGCCTGACCGTGCCGATGCACATCACCTATGCCCAGGCGATGTAA